Proteins co-encoded in one Gopherus evgoodei ecotype Sinaloan lineage chromosome 4, rGopEvg1_v1.p, whole genome shotgun sequence genomic window:
- the LOC115649708 gene encoding serine/threonine-protein phosphatase 2A 56 kDa regulatory subunit epsilon isoform-like codes for MDMSAAPTTPPSVDKVDGFSRKSVRKARQKRSQSSSQFRSQGKPIELTPLPLLKGAQSTCVGIFLENWRGEMLSKYFSANLNSKEK; via the exons GGATATGTCCGCAGCACCAACCACTCCTCCGTCAGTGGATAAAGTAGACGGATTTTCTCGGAAGTCCGTCAGGAAAGCCAGACAGAAGAGGTCACAAAGCTCCTCCCAGTTTAGGTCTCAGGGCAAGCCTATTGAATTAACTCCTCTGCCTCTTCTAAAAG GAGCACAGTCTACTTGTGTTGGGATCTTCTTGGAGAactggagaggagagatgctttccaaatatttttcagcAAATTTAAACAGCAAGGAGAAGTAA